The nucleotide window TTGCTGCAGTAGGCGATGTAGTCGGTGAAAAGAACCGCAGCGCCGCGATGAGTGTATTGAACGTTACATATATGGGTGGTCTTGCGCTCGGGTTCGTGATGGGCGGCGCGGCGAACGAGCTTTTCGGCACGTATACAGCGTCGTTTTATCTTGTCTCGATACTGCTGATATTGTCGGCTTTTGTAATGATTGTCTTTTTGCCCAGGAGCCTGGGCAAGGGGCATCATGCCGAACCACTGCATGGCGAGGCTATGGAATTACCTGCTCTCGAAGACCCGACCGAGTTTAAGTTCACGCACCTCCTGCGCAGCTTCCGCGAGGTGCCGGACATGGTTGTGCTGGCGCTGGTTACTTTTCTTGGAATGGGCATGCTCACCCCTATCGTCAAGCTCTATGCAGTCGAGCATCTTGGTATGACCGAGACTCAGTTCGGCCTGCTGGTTGCTCCTGTGGCAGGCGCGATGGGGATATTTGCCGTCCCACTTGGCAGGCTCGGCGATAAATTCGGAAAGTGCACTGCAGTCGCTTATGGAATACTCTTCAGCGCAATTGCGATGTGGGTGGTCGCGCTATTTAGAAGCATAGTGATATTAGGGGCTGCGGCCGTGGTGATCGGGCTTGGCTTCACGGTGGCTTTCCCCGCCTGGAATGCGCTGGTAGTTACGGTGACGCCGAGGGAGCGTCGCGGCGAAGTGCTCGGCGCGGTCGGTCTGGCGCAGGGTCTGGCCGCGATTGTGGGCGCGAGCATAGGGGCATTTGTATACTCAAGCGATGTGCTCAGTTTCCCCAGGCTCGGTATTGTAAACTACAATGTGCCGTTCTGGTTAAGCGCCGCCCTGCTTACTGCCGGTTCAATAGTCACATTCTTATGGACATGCAAGCGCCATGCTCACATAGAGCCTAATGGCCTGGTTACTGACCGTCAGCGCAGAAACGTCGTGATACTTGCGATAGCCGGCCTGCTGGTTCTTGCATCCTGGATAGGCTATCGATATACCACCCCGGAGCCGCCCGACAGGGTCGCATGGGAGTGGGTCAAGTATTTGGCGAGCGGCAAGCAGCAGAAAGCTCTGCGTCTTACGAGCGATGAGCCTGCCGCCGGTTGTGACGGCAGTTTGGCTACTCGTATCAATGTAAATACATATCGATCATGGAGGATCAAGAAGCAGGCGAGGTATACTGTCATGCTTCCCGATCAGGTGACCGATGACCGTGCCGATGTGCCTGTGAAGTTCACCTTCCCAGGCGGCAAAACAATTGTTCAGCATATAATTCTATACAAGACAGGCTCGAAACAATGGAAAGTCTGCCGGGTGATGAGTAAGTAGTAGAAGCTGAAAGTGGAAAGTGGAAAGCCCGGAATAGCAGCTTTCAGCTTTTCGCTTATTTGACCAGCCTAATGATCATGATCGGCTTGTGATTATATCCCTGTTATGTGATAGGTGAATAGGTTGAACTTATTCTTTGACCTTGACGGCACACTAACGGACCCCAAAGACGGTATTGTAAGATCAATCAACTTTGCGCTCAGCAAGTTCGATCTGCCGGTTTTTGAGCCTTCATCACTGGAGCGCTTTATAGGCCCGCCGCTCATGGACACATTTCAAGTTTTGCTCGATACTGATGACCGCGCAACTCTAATGCAGGCCGTGACCTGGTATCGGGAGAGGTATGTGGTCAAGGGCTATCTGGAGAATCACGTATACGAGGGCATTCCTGAGCTTTTATCGAGTCTGCAGCCTAACCATCGCCTGTTTGTCGCAACCTCAAAGCGGCAGGATATTGCGGCAAATGTGCTTACTCATTTCCGGCTTGCATCGTTCTTTACTGCCATATACGGCTGCGATGTGGACCTCTCGAAGGCCGATCTGCTAAAACAAATTCTGCATGAGCAGTCTATCAATCCGCCCGGCTGCATTATGATAGGCGACAGGAAGCACGACATAGAGGCTGCGCGCGCTAATGACATATCGTCAATGGCGGTGTTATGGGGTTACGGATCACATGAAGAACTCATCAGTGCAGATTATATCGCAAGTACCCCGTCTGAAGTGTCAAGTTTGATCTATTCCACTCTTTCAGCCCGCTAGCTCTTCCTGCTTACGCGCATCGTCCCAACCGAGTATATCCGCCATCCAATCGGCAACCTGCTTTTTAATCTCATCCGCATTTGTGCAGTAGTATGCCCAACCGGCGCGCCGCACCATTACGTCGCTAAGATGAACCGCCCACTCGTTTTTGCAGAAGTGATCGACCAGATCGCGTGACGGCTCCGGCGGCACTATTGCACTGATGCCGACGGTCTCTTCAGTCGGAAGCAGAGGCTGCTGGGCAGTCACACACGCCGTTCGAGGCCGTCCGAGATATTTTTCGATACGGTCGACTGTCTGCTCTGCCATAAGCCGGTAGGTTGTGAGCTTGCCCCCGCCTACATCCCACCATCCCGGTTGCGGCGAGACAATCAGGTGCGAGCGCGAAATATCCGACGGTCTGCCTTTCTTATCCGCGATGAGCGGCCTCAGTCCGGCCCATGCGCTGATAATGTCTTTGCTGCTGAGTCCGATTTCCGGAAATGCCCGGCCAATCGTCGCGATAATATAGTCCACGTCTTCTTGTTCAACGGCTACATCTTCGGGCCTGCCGTTATAGTCCGTATCAGTCGTACCAAGGATCACTCGATCTCCCCAGGGGATCGCAAAGAGGATTCTGGAGTCTTCTATAACCACTACCGCATCGGGAACCGGCAGGCGCTTGCGGCTGATGACAAGATGAACGCCTTTCGTCGGTCGCAGGCTGATTACGCTATGATCGAATTGCTCTTCCCATGGGCCTGTAGCATTGACCACACATTTGCTTGTCAGCTCAAATGTTTCGCCCGTGATGCTGTCCGCAAGAGACAAGCGCCATACGTTAGCTTCAGGCTTCGCGCTGATCAGACGGCAGTAGTTTAATACACTTGTGCCCGATTTTGCCGCCGAGCGCAGCGTATCCGCCACCAGGCGGGCGTCATTTGTCAGCCCATCATAGTAGAACACACCTCCGGTGAGCCGGTTCTTCTCGATGTCGGGCAGCAGAGCAGTCACTTTCTTTGGTGTGAGCGAACGTGACTTGCCGAGATTTCTTCCCCCACAGAGGATATCGTATATTTTCACTCCGATCCGCAACTTCCAGAGTGCCCACTGGTCGAGTAAAGACGCTTTGTACGTAGGGAAAATAAACCCCAGCGGAGCGGAAATATGAGGAGCGATTCTGTTTACTATACATTTTTCCACACTGGCTTCGTAAACGAGTTCTACACGTCCCTGCGCAAGGTATCGCAGTCCTCCGTGCAATAATCGACTGGACTTGCTGCTGGTGCCTGATGCAATGTCATACTGCTCGACGAGAGCACATTTTAGTCCACGAAGTCCGGCGTCACGCGCAATACCGGATCCGACAATTCCACCGCCTGCAATAACCAGATCGAGTGTGTTTTCCTGCAGTTGTGCAATAGCGCGTTGACGCTCGGCAATATCCTGTATCATTTGATGTATCCTCGCGGTTAAGAGATTTCCCGTACAAAAAAGAGGGAACTTCCTGCGTGCAGATATCTAAGTATATCATGTTTACGCTTATCTGGTCAGGGGTGCGTGTCAAATTCACGGATTATTAATTGCGAAAGAGCGAAATTTCCGAAAGCACGAAATAGGATATGGTCTTAATATAGAAGCAAACCATAAATTGCATTGGAATTCATTTCACTCGCTGATCCTTTCGCGTTTTCGCCCTTTCGTGCTTTCGCTATTAGAGCAACCTACCTAAATTTTGGCTATTTCCGTAGATTTGACATACACACTCTGGTCAGCCCAAACTTGACATCGCTTCTTGCCAATCGTAACATGAGCTATGGTTGTGCGAAAGCACGGAACGTATGCACTCTGGCCAAGTCAGGAGCTGCAATTTGTCATGAATGACAGGATACTTCTCATAGAAGACGAGGCGCCGATTGCCGAATCGGTAGCCTATTCTCTTAAGGCGGAGGGGTTTGTTGTAGAAACGTCCGGTGACGGGCTTTCGGGACTTTCCGCATTTCGGACTTTTTCACCTGATCTGATAATCCTTGATCTTATGCTGCCTAAGCTGGGTGGAATGGATTTCTGCAGAATTGTCCGCAGGGAATCCAACGTGCCGATATTGATGCTTACGGCAAAGACCGAAGAGATTGATCGAATCATCGGTCTGGAGATGGGTGCAGATGATTATTTGCCTAAGCCTTTCAGCATCCGCGAGCTGATTGCACGCGTTAAGGTGATTTTGCGCCGTGTGCAAAGCGCTCACGATGATGAGAAGAATGCATTACTGGAGGTGGGTCCTATCCAGCTCGACCTTGCCAGAAGGCGAGTTACTTTAGGTGGAAACCAGGTGCATTTGCCGCTCAAGCAGTATGAACTCCTGCGTGCTCTGATGTCAAACAAGGGCAGAGTCCTCAGCAGGGAGGAGCTGTTTAAGAGGGTGTGGGATGCAGATGCTGCCTAC belongs to Armatimonadota bacterium and includes:
- a CDS encoding MFS transporter, encoding MLAFTLSNIRRYIHDYKSLLWLGLACLFAELGYAILNLSALPMYVKFSLNRGAEWGIILSTFLLTEALSRPPAGALGDRIGRKPLMIAGPLITAGTAYLTIVLHGPYVIFGLIGLRAIDGLGSGALWTSAFAAVGDVVGEKNRSAAMSVLNVTYMGGLALGFVMGGAANELFGTYTASFYLVSILLILSAFVMIVFLPRSLGKGHHAEPLHGEAMELPALEDPTEFKFTHLLRSFREVPDMVVLALVTFLGMGMLTPIVKLYAVEHLGMTETQFGLLVAPVAGAMGIFAVPLGRLGDKFGKCTAVAYGILFSAIAMWVVALFRSIVILGAAAVVIGLGFTVAFPAWNALVVTVTPRERRGEVLGAVGLAQGLAAIVGASIGAFVYSSDVLSFPRLGIVNYNVPFWLSAALLTAGSIVTFLWTCKRHAHIEPNGLVTDRQRRNVVILAIAGLLVLASWIGYRYTTPEPPDRVAWEWVKYLASGKQQKALRLTSDEPAAGCDGSLATRINVNTYRSWRIKKQARYTVMLPDQVTDDRADVPVKFTFPGGKTIVQHIILYKTGSKQWKVCRVMSK
- a CDS encoding HAD-IA family hydrolase; translation: MNLFFDLDGTLTDPKDGIVRSINFALSKFDLPVFEPSSLERFIGPPLMDTFQVLLDTDDRATLMQAVTWYRERYVVKGYLENHVYEGIPELLSSLQPNHRLFVATSKRQDIAANVLTHFRLASFFTAIYGCDVDLSKADLLKQILHEQSINPPGCIMIGDRKHDIEAARANDISSMAVLWGYGSHEELISADYIASTPSEVSSLIYSTLSAR
- a CDS encoding glycerol-3-phosphate dehydrogenase/oxidase, with amino-acid sequence MIQDIAERQRAIAQLQENTLDLVIAGGGIVGSGIARDAGLRGLKCALVEQYDIASGTSSKSSRLLHGGLRYLAQGRVELVYEASVEKCIVNRIAPHISAPLGFIFPTYKASLLDQWALWKLRIGVKIYDILCGGRNLGKSRSLTPKKVTALLPDIEKNRLTGGVFYYDGLTNDARLVADTLRSAAKSGTSVLNYCRLISAKPEANVWRLSLADSITGETFELTSKCVVNATGPWEEQFDHSVISLRPTKGVHLVISRKRLPVPDAVVVIEDSRILFAIPWGDRVILGTTDTDYNGRPEDVAVEQEDVDYIIATIGRAFPEIGLSSKDIISAWAGLRPLIADKKGRPSDISRSHLIVSPQPGWWDVGGGKLTTYRLMAEQTVDRIEKYLGRPRTACVTAQQPLLPTEETVGISAIVPPEPSRDLVDHFCKNEWAVHLSDVMVRRAGWAYYCTNADEIKKQVADWMADILGWDDARKQEELAG
- a CDS encoding response regulator transcription factor, coding for MNDRILLIEDEAPIAESVAYSLKAEGFVVETSGDGLSGLSAFRTFSPDLIILDLMLPKLGGMDFCRIVRRESNVPILMLTAKTEEIDRIIGLEMGADDYLPKPFSIRELIARVKVILRRVQSAHDDEKNALLEVGPIQLDLARRRVTLGGNQVHLPLKQYELLRALMSNKGRVLSREELFKRVWDADAAYDTGSLDVHIRWLREKIEQDPSSPTYIKTVRGIGYKIVCEGED